Within the Verrucomicrobiales bacterium genome, the region TGGAGCCAACTTACCCCTCTCGAGTCGGAATCATTAACCCAATTGACCGGTCCGGTAACGTCCGAACTCCCAGCGCAACGTGCTTTGGCCGAGAAGGCGCTGATCTGGGCCGAAGACCACCTGTTCGATCGGCACTCGGTGGTGCGTGAGACCGACCTCTGGCGCCATGCTTTGGAGTTCGCCCGAGGCCAGGACATTCCGGTCTCGGAACTACAATCCTGCAGTCGGGCACGAAACTACCTTCGTGACGATCGGCGACCCGGTTTCGTCACCACGAAGACCGCGCTGGAACGGGAAAGGGCGATTGTTCAGCTAGCCCGCTTGGGTTTGGGCGCATCCCACCCTCTGTGTACCCATTACACTCTCCGGAACCAATCGCTGGATCCGGAGCAACGGAAAGCCGTGGATCGGCTAGTTCGTTCCTGCAATTTCATTTCGCTATTCCGCGGCGGGGCAGGAACCGGGAAGAGCTACACCCTGCGCGAGGTCCACGACATCCTCCGGACGAGAGGTCGAGGGGTTATCGTGCTAGCTCCTCAGCGCCAACAAGTCATCGATTTAAAGAAGGATGGTTTTCAGCAGGTTGCGACGGTCAGCGCATTTCTCGCTCAGTCGGAAATGAAAAAGGGCACCGTCGTCATCGTGGATGAGGCAGGTCAAATCGGCGGGAAGCAAATGATCGCTTTGATCGAAAAGATCAAGATGGGGTCAGGGCGATTGATCCTGTCCGGTGATACGCGCCAGCATGGGCCAGTTGAAGCCATGGACGCGATGCGCGCCATCGAGAAGTATTCCGGGTTGGAGCCTATCGAACTCACCACGATCCGTCGCCAAAACCCAGAGCTGGCCAAGACCAGAAAGGAACGACAGCGGATCAAACAATACCGCCGCGCCGTGCGCGAAGCCCGGGACGGCAACGTTTTCGAATCCTTCCAGCGACTAGAGCGCCAGGGATCCATCACGGAATCCGGAACCGAAGACCACGGCAAAAGGCTGATCGACTGTTACCTGAACCAAGTAGACCGGGGAGACTCGACCGTCATCGTTTCCCAGAGTTGGGATGAGATTCATCGCATCAACGAGTCCGTGCGAGCAGCGCTGAAAGAACGCAAGAAACTCGGCGAGATCGAGACGCCGCTATCCACCCTGGTCCCTCGTGACTCGACCGATGCGCAGAAACGAGACCCGCGGACCTACACCGAGCAAACGCGAGTGGTGTTCAATCGGAACGTCCGTGGCTTCAAGAAGGGAGAGCAGGCCCATCTGGTATCTATCACTGACACCCATCTCGAGGTCGCCCAAGGCTTGAGGACGGTCTCCATCC harbors:
- a CDS encoding relaxase domain-containing protein, which translates into the protein ESFAGTRVRKAGSCNDRPTQNVTAALFRHETSRAMDPHLHTHCIVFNATYDSTESCWKALQNHDMLVASRFVQNVYYHELTRKLRRFGYSITNTPRGDFELDGVAPELIQKFSKRHRQIDDQTQKLLEASPDKSESNRAEIRDHIAHKHRAQKSGELSPEELQSHWWSQLTPLESESLTQLTGPVTSELPAQRALAEKALIWAEDHLFDRHSVVRETDLWRHALEFARGQDIPVSELQSCSRARNYLRDDRRPGFVTTKTALERERAIVQLARLGLGASHPLCTHYTLRNQSLDPEQRKAVDRLVRSCNFISLFRGGAGTGKSYTLREVHDILRTRGRGVIVLAPQRQQVIDLKKDGFQQVATVSAFLAQSEMKKGTVVIVDEAGQIGGKQMIALIEKIKMGSGRLILSGDTRQHGPVEAMDAMRAIEKYSGLEPIELTTIRRQNPELAKTRKERQRIKQYRRAVREARDGNVFESFQRLERQGSITESGTEDHGKRLIDCYLNQVDRGDSTVIVSQSWDEIHRINESVRAALKERKKLGEIETPLSTLVPRDSTDAQKRDPRTYTEQTRVVFNRNVRGFKKGEQAHLVSITDTHLEVAQGLRTVSIPFKHLERLTLCEQKELNIATGDRLQLKSNGLSGDGRRLANGELVTVRRVLKNGSLQLSDGRILGTSFRQFIRGYAVTSYGAQGKTVDQVIFSDSSVQAATSREQWYVTISRGRKGVHIFTRDKAQLRESITRSSTRPLAMELRLPNPPAVSQRAYGVFQDQIGTSARPQRRIDPAKVSHRAVPEIPRPHPQRRGVRTG